A window of the Ostrea edulis chromosome 1, xbOstEdul1.1, whole genome shotgun sequence genome harbors these coding sequences:
- the LOC125664431 gene encoding L-rhamnose-binding lectin CSL3-like, whose amino-acid sequence MLPKIIGFVFLIGYTKAITELACEGDSLQLSCPRGQSINVTYANYGRTRGYPCPAPGLQDTSCYSRFSLQTVRENCQDQNQCSVSASDYIFGDPCPNTYKYLEVTYQCELPQSQGTRFHVCEGGTLYLYCPRDAVLVVFSANYGRRDSTTCPAPGPQNTICVSPNSVSRVRSYCEGRQRCQLEATNAMFDDFCPGTYKYLEVYVGCTYYRQ is encoded by the exons ATGTTACCTAAAATAATTGGGTTTGTTTTCTTAATTGGATATACAAAAG CTATTACGGAACTGGCATGCGAGGGAGATTCCCTGCAGTTATCCTGCCCTCGGGGCCAGTCCATCAATGTGACGTACGCAAACTACGGTAGAACCAGAGGGTACCCGTGTCCGGCTCCTGGACTCCAGGACACCAGCTGTTACTCCAGATTTTCCCTCCAAACGGTACGAGAAAACTGTCAGGACCAAAACCAATGCAGTGTCTCCGCCTCCGATTACATATTTGGAGATCCGTGCCCCAATACCTATAAATATCTGGAGGTGACTTACCAATGTGAACTACCACAAAGTCAAG GTACCCGCTTCCATGTCTGTGAGGGGGGCACTCTGTATCTCTACTGTCCACGAGATGCCGTCTTAGTGGTGTTTTCCGCTAATTACGGACGGCGGGACTCCACTACCTGTCCGGCTCCAGGACCACAAAATACAATCTGTGTATCGCCGAATTCAGTGTCCCGCGTCAGGAGTTACTGCGAGGGCCGACAACGCTGTCAACTAGAGGCCACGAACGCCATGTTCGATGACTTTTGTCCGGGGACGTATAAATACCTGGAGGTGTACGTGGGATGCACGTATTACAGACAATGA
- the LOC125664430 gene encoding uncharacterized protein LOC125664430 yields the protein MRSCLLNILLVSNLACQSWAIYCYQCGDGKSNGSCQEDIAGMAKDHEMHKQNDTTSKVEDFVYRKKCADSEKACMIERIEINGVVVAYIRDCSDGINFSINASRFQTISPDRNVTTCTYVEAKFFTCLSLCDKDLCNGPQSDSNTSSTQKAAALWLTIVITAILPRLL from the exons ATGAGGAGCTGCCTACTTAATATTCTACTGGTTTCTAACCTAGCCTGTCAATCAT GGGCCATATATTGTTATCAATGTGGCGATGGAAAAAGCAACGGAAGTTGTCAGGAGGACATTGCAGGAATGGCGAAAGACCATGAAATGCATAAACAAAATGACACAACCTCCAAAGTTGAAGATTTTGTATATCGCAAGAAATGTGCAGACTCCGAAAAAGCATGCATGATagaaagaattgaaatcaacg gcgTTGTTGTAGCGTACATTCGGGATTGCTCCGATGGCATTAATTTCTCAATCAATGCCAGCCGGTTTCAGACAATCTCGCCAGACAGAAACGTGACCACCTGCACATACGTGGAAGCAAAATTCTTCACCTGTTTATCGCTTTGTGACAAAGATTTGTGTAATGGACCACAGTCAGATAGTAACACATCATCCACCCAGAAAGCGGCGGCGTTGTGGCTGACCATTGTCATAACCGCCATATTACCACGTCTACTATGA
- the LOC125664812 gene encoding uncharacterized protein LOC125664812 has translation MAKAIGFYGILILTNILFLENSEAVICYQCVDSKSYDCQFNFGDLRKSALAYLETNGTIGGEHYWPNLKNCTSKWGNYCVEEHYKNQGQLRHRCADSALLDHDPGGTCRLDHDPGGTGFVKKEPFILGKTLSYIRGCSSGSADTSIPEVRNFSLKNKDRCRYYPHSKDHILACVTWCDSNFCNGPLDFDKFPKLMVTTSACSRPLLHTFIIFLLSFFIISERYTFKMCS, from the exons ATGGCGAAAGCTATAGGTTTTTATGGAATATTAATTCTGACTAACATTCTGTTTCTGGAAAACTCAG AGGCAGTCATATGTTACCAGTGCGTTGATTCTAAATCGTACGATTGCCAGTTCAATTTTGGTGACCTTCGGAAGTCGGCACTCGCCTATCTGGAAACCAATGGCACGATTGGTGGGGAGCACTACTGGCCTAACTTAAAGAACTGCACATCGAAGTGGGGCAACTACTGTGTGGAAGAGCACTACAAAAATCAAGGTCAACTACGTCATC GTTGTGCAGATTCAGCTTTATTGGACCATGATCCTGGAGGTACATGTAGGTTGGACCATGATCCTGGAGGTAcag GATTTGTAAAAAAAGAACCCTTTATTTTAGGTAAGACATTGTCCTACATTCGCGGGTGTTCCAGTGGAAGTGCCGACACATCTATACCGGAAGTTCGCAACTTTTCCTTAAAAAACAAGGACAGATGTAGATACTACCCACATTCAAAAGATCACATCTTAGCTTGTGTCACGTGGTGTGATTCTAATTTCTGTAACGGTCCATTGGATTTTGACAAGTTTCCCAAACTTATGGTAACAACAAGTGCTTGTTCTCGCCCACTGCTAcatacatttatcatatttttactGTCATTCTTTATTATCTCGGAAAGGTACACATTTAAAATGTGTAGTtaa
- the LOC125664429 gene encoding uncharacterized protein LOC125664429 isoform X1, whose translation MAAPPSAASQAWTEETQVKEEEKKPIVRIIEKATGQRVKDLTKPPKNSVPYTSTAARSKKVIKMQNRYARARPVPKGAKVPGQEQESSQVPFFLPSEKPAASFLATLDTNNRKTISDYSRTLERNAERKPNLRRQHAFIKVRSKPTDVLKENELFETENPRQKTTAQIGSNVIGNTLPVYDAFNEDFEDDLRNNNYNPSDLLTKRNVLLKKSQSMMALEKPSMKRSVSSGTSFRESPLTPKLERSGSVFNTLFTFNSASAPRRRREPVTEVQSARSPEKFPVYDKKEVEQSLDEIDLLLPGVCISSPRRPSTVRPSTNMKPTRSPTYCSCCSLCDTPKSHLESPTPFQLEHPDLFPQTRPRRSHHCSYCQADDGKKLVQYAHGDVIKTFDWLSKNAKETPL comes from the exons ATAGAAAAGGCCACTGGGCAGCGAGTGAAGGATTTAACCAAGCCGCCAAAGAACAGTGTACCCTACACCAGCACCGCAGCCAGGTCTAAAAAGGTGATCAAAATGCAGAACAGGTATGCCAGGGCTAGGCCCGTACCTAAAGGGGCTAAGGTCCCGGGGCAGGAACAGGAATCGTCCCAGGTGCCCTTTTTTCTACCGTCGGAGAAACCAGCAG CTTCATTTTTGGCAACACTGGATACTAACAACAGAAAAACAATTTCCGACTATAGCCGTACGCTAGaaagaaatgctgaaagaaaACCGAATCTGCGTCGTCAACACGCTTTTATTAAAGTGAGAAGTAAACCGACAGACGTTCTCAAAGAAAACGAATTATTTGAAACGGAAAATCCAAGGCAAAAGACTACGGCTCAGATAGGTTCAAATGTCATCGGCAATACGTTACCAGTGTACGACGCGTTCAACGAGGATTTCGAGGATGATTTACGAAATAATAACTATAACCCTAGTGATTTATTGACGAAACGAAATGTGCTGCTTAAGAAATCGCAGTCTATGATGGCTTTGGAGAAGCCATCGATGAAACGTTCAGTGTCGAGTGGAACTTCATTCAGGGAATCTCCGCTCACACCAAAACTAGAACGATCAGGGTCTGTGTTTAATACGTTGTTTACTTTTAACTCTGCTAGTGCCCCGAGGCGAAGACGGGAACCCGTCACAGAAGTTCAGTCCGCGCGATCACCAGAGAAATTTCCTGTCTATGACAAAAAGGAAGTTGAACAAAGTTTAGATGAGATCGATTTACTTTTACCAGGGgtatgcatttcttcgccgagACGACCGTCCACAGTGCGACCTTCCACCAACATGAAGCCGACTCGGAGCCCCACCTACTGTAGCTGTTGTAGTTTGTGTGACACTCCTAAATCTCACTTAGAAAGTCCAACCCCTTTTCAGTTGGAACATCCTGATTTATTTCCACAAACACGCCCTAGACGGTCCCATCACTGCAGCTATTGTCAAGCAGACGACGGCAAGAAGCTAGTGCAATATGCTCATGGTGACGTCATTAAAACGTTTGACTGGTTGAGTAAAAATGCTAAAGAAACGCCTCTATAA